The proteins below come from a single Conger conger chromosome 10, fConCon1.1, whole genome shotgun sequence genomic window:
- the tfcp2 gene encoding transcription factor CP2, producing MAWALKLPLADEVIESGLVQDFDASLSGIGQELGAGAYSMSDVLALPIFKQEESNLPPDNENKILPFQYVLCAATSPAVKLHDETLTYLNQGQSYEIRMLDNRKIGELPEITGKMVKSIIRVVFHDRRLQYTEHQQLEGWRWNRPGDRILDLDIPMSVGMVDPRANPTQLNTVEFLWDPSKRTSVFIQVHCISTEFTMRKHGGEKGVPFRIQIDTFKENEAGEYTEHLHSASCQVKVFKPKGADRKQKTDREKMEKRAPQEKEKYQPSYETTILTECSPWPEVTYVNNSPSPGFNSSHNSFTVSEGNGSPNHQPEPVVQVADLSCHLLRRDTESPQNLLPTATPQEAQQWLHRNRFSPFCRLFTNFSGADLLKLTREDVIQICGPADGIRLFNALKGRVVRPRLTVYVCQESQQAREEQQKQENGDAASSTFFVYHAIYLEDLTAVELTEKIAQLFNISPRQISQIFKQGPTGIHVLVSDEMIQNFQDESCFVLDTMKAETNDGYHIILK from the exons cGATGTGCTGGCCCTCCCCATTTTCAAGCAGGAAGAGTCCAACCTGCCTCCTGACAACGAGAATAAGATTCTGCCCTTCCagtatgtgctgtgtgctgcCACCTCTCCTGCTGTTAAGCTGCATGATGAGACCCTAACCTACCTCAACCAAG GACAGTCCTATGAAATTCGAATGCTGGACAATCGGAAAATAGGAGAACTGCCGGAAATTACGGGCAAGATGGTGAAG AGCATCATCCGCGTGGTGTTTCACGATCGACGGCTACAGTACACTGAGCACCAGCAGCTGGAGGGCTGGCGCTGGAACCGGCCGGGCGACCGCATCCTTGACCTGG ATATCCCCATGTCTGTGGGCATGGTGGACCCCAGGGCTAACCCCACACAGCTCAACACTGTGGAGTTCCTGTGGGACCCCTCGAAGAGGACCTCCGTCTTCATCCAG GTACACTGCATCAGCACAGAGTTCACCATGCGCAAGCACGGGGGCGAGAAAGGCGTGCCCTTCCGCATCCAGATCGACACCTTCAAGGAGAACGAGGCGGGCGAGTACACCGAGCACCTGCACTCGGCCAGCTGCCAGGTCAAAGTCTTCAAG CCCAAGGGGGCCGACAGGAAGCAGAAAACGGATCGGGAGAAGATGGAGAAGAGGGCACcgcaggagaaggagaagtACCAGCCCTCCTACGAGACCACCATCTTGACAGAG TGTTCTCCTTGGCCAGAAGTCACTTACGTGAACAACTCCCCCTCCCCTGGCTTCAACAGCAGCCACAACAGTTTCACGGTGTCAGAAGG cAATGGCTCGCCCAATCACCAGCCGGAGCCCGTGGTGCAGGTGGCAGAT TTGTCGTGCCATCTACTTCGAAGAGACACTGAAAGCCCTCAG AATCTGCTGCCTACGGCAACACCTCAGGAAGCTCAGCAGTGGCTCCATAGAAACCGATTCTCACCATTTTGCAGGCTCTTCACCAATTTCTCAG ggGCAGACCTGCTGAAACTGACCAGGGAGGACGTCATTCAAATCTGTGGCCCGGCGGATGGCATCCGACTCTTCAATGCACTGAAAGGCcg GGTGGTGCGCCCACGTCTGACGGTGTACGTGTGCCAGGAGTCCCAGCAGGCCCGCGAGGAGCAGCAGAAGCAGGAGAACGGAGACGCAGCCAGCAGCACCTTCTTCG TGTACCACGCCATTTACCTGGAGGACCTGACGGCCGTGGAGCTGACGGAGAAGATCGCACAGCTCTTTAATATTTCACCGCGACAAATCAGCCAGATCTTCAAGCAGGGCCCCACCGGCATCCACGTGCTCGTCAGTGATGAG ATGATACAGAATTTCCAGGATGAGTCCTGTTTTGTTCTGGACACAATGAAAG CGGAGACTAACGACGGCTACCACATCATCCTGAAGTGA